The Labilibaculum sp. sequence TTTACAATGAGAACAAGTGGGATGAAGCAAAAACCTATGCAGAACAATTGTTTGGTTTAGATGTTTACGATTTGTATCAAGGTAATTATCATGATTTATTTTCGGAGGCGGAAGAGAATAATGAGGAATCTATTTTCGAAGTTCAGTTTTACGATTCGCCTCTTGATGATGGTGCTTATACCAACAATGGTAACTTCACTACTTTCTTGAATATGCCTTGGTTGGGAGCTGCTGATCCATATGGAAGATATCAGGCAACTTACGATTTGTATCTTGAATTTGAAAATAATGATCCAAGACGTGATGCTTCTTTAATTAATTCTCTGCAATATGCTGATCAGTGGATACTTGAAGGGGAAACACCCGGCGTAGTTGCAGAAGATTTGACTGGTTTTAGTAATTACAAACATTATTTGTCAAAGCAGCAGTATTTAAGTTTGGGAAACTTCCGAAATTCACCAGTTAATGAAAGAATTATCCGTTTATCAGATATCTACTTATTGTATGCCGAGGCTTGCTATCATACCAATGATGAGGGAACTGCTAGAACCTATCTAAATAAAGTACGTGAGCGTGCTCGTCAGGGGAATGCTACTATTTTGGCTAATGTTACAGCTTCTGGAGCAGCTTTGCTGGATGCTATATATCACGAACGTCGTGTTGAGCTTTGTGGTGAAGGTCATAGATTGCACGATTTGATTAGAACAGGAAGATTAGAGCAAGAGCTTAAAACAGATGGTTACAAAGTTAAGGCAAGTATTACCCGTGACGGTGCCGGGGGATACGTAGTGGCTGATTCTGGTGAGCCAATCTTTAAGGCAACAAATTTAACAATGCCAAAAAATATTTTCTTCCCTCTTCCACAAAGTGAAGTGGATAATACAGGAGGACTTGTAGGACAAAATCCTGGATACTAATTCAGGTACTATGTAGTAGTGTAACAGGGGTTCTTCGGAATCCCTGTTTTTTTATATGTAAAAGCTTCATTAATTTTTTACTATCTTCATGTAATACCATCACAGTTCGTATTCGCACACAAGCTGTGTTAATTACGAACAGTTAATTCGTTTCCTTTTTTTTGGAATATTAGTTTAGTTTTTGATTTAAAGAGGTATAGTAATTTTGGTATTTGCTTTGAATAAGAAAAAAAGATGAT is a genomic window containing:
- a CDS encoding RagB/SusD family nutrient uptake outer membrane protein — its product is MKKIRNIILAGLLIFSLGACDKDYLDTVKIGEQTSGSFYSNDAELVKAANACYAPMWEYHYNWGRTSLNNSTTDDAVDREDLALRQFTYDATAFLFTYNYRYNYRGILIANQLLANVEGKDIPGVTDKSLQDRVVGEAKFMRAYYYYDLVKNYGSVPLVTVPLLGDDLNQTRATSAEIYAQIETDLKDAVAALPLKSVYVESKELGRATKGAALGLLVKVCVSQASSGYASQDFYNENKWDEAKTYAEQLFGLDVYDLYQGNYHDLFSEAEENNEESIFEVQFYDSPLDDGAYTNNGNFTTFLNMPWLGAADPYGRYQATYDLYLEFENNDPRRDASLINSLQYADQWILEGETPGVVAEDLTGFSNYKHYLSKQQYLSLGNFRNSPVNERIIRLSDIYLLYAEACYHTNDEGTARTYLNKVRERARQGNATILANVTASGAALLDAIYHERRVELCGEGHRLHDLIRTGRLEQELKTDGYKVKASITRDGAGGYVVADSGEPIFKATNLTMPKNIFFPLPQSEVDNTGGLVGQNPGY